GGAATTGTTGGGCAAAATTATTATTCAAATGGAGAATATATTCGTGCAAATGAAAAATTGACGACAATAATAGATACTCAATCCGTTTTTGCCCAAATTTACATTCAAGAAAAAGATATGGTTAATTTTGAAAAGGGACAGAATATAAACCTTGAGATACCATCATTGAACCAAAAAGAATCTTCTGTGATTTGCGAAATAAGCCCGATTGCAGATGTTTCCAGCGGGAACTTTATGGTAAAGGCTAAAATCAAAAATGAGCAAAATAAATTAAAGCCAGGAATGTTTGTAAAATGTTCTATTGACAAAGAAAAATCAGAAGAGACTTTGTGCTTTAGTGAAAGTGCAATCCTTTCAGAAAGCAGCGATAAGGCAAAAATTTTTACAGTTCAAAATGGTTATGCTATTGCCAAAACTGTAGAGATATTCCGCCGCAAAGATGGATTTATCTTTGTAAAAGATGGACTTGTTGAAGGGGAAAATTTAATCGATAAACCTTCGCCATTTATAAGAGAGGGGCAAAAAATCAAAAATGATTAAATTCTGTGTAAAGCACCCACTAAGCGTTTTAATGTCGTTACTGCTTTTGATTTTATGCGAAATAGTTGCACTTACAAATATTTCTTTTGATTATATTCCAAAGCTTAACGAGAGATACCTTTTGGTGAATGCTTGTTTCGAAGGCGTGCGTGCCGATGAAATGCGAAAACTTGTTACAGTAAATCTCGAAGATTCGCTTGTTTCTCTAAAAGGACTTAAAAATATTTCTTCTGTTACGCGAGATGGACTTACGCTTGTCGTTATTGAACTTGGTTGGAGTACAGATTCGTCTGTTGCCTTTACCCAGTGTGCTCAAATAATAGATGAATGCTATGAGATTTTGCCAAAAGGCTGTTCAAAACCTGAAGTGCAATTTTTTACGCCAGATAGTGATTGTGTTTTGACTGTTACAATGCGAGCTTTTGACAACGATATGGAATATTGCCGTTATATTGGTGACAACGAGATTAAAGGAACTTTTGCACGCATTGACGGCGTGAGTTGGGTGAGTATCTCTGGCGGAGAAAAGAGTGAAGTCCATGTGATTGCAGATAAGGCGAAACTTGAAAGTATGGGGCTAACTTTGGAAAGCATTAGTGAAATTCTTTATGGTTCAAATGTTGACTATCCAGCAGGAATAATCTATGAGGGCAATAAAGAAATCCTATTAAAAACAAATGGACTTTTTGATTCAGTTTTTGAAATTCAAGATTGTCCGCTTTCTTATACAGAAAAAGGACTTGTTAAGATTGGTGATGTCGCGAAGATTAAAAATTCTCTTGCAGAACAAAAAAGTTGCTTTATCTATAACGGAAAAGAAGTAGTCGGTTTTAAAATATTTAAAAAGGCAGATTCTTCTCCTATCGAAGTTTCTAGGAAAATAAAAAAACAAGTTGCTCGGCTAAATGAACTTTATAAAAGTAGTTTTGAATTTCAAATAATTTCTGATTCTTCTTGGGAACTCGTTTCATCGTTAAAAAATCTTTTAGTTTCTGCCTTTGTGGGCTGTTTTATCACAGCGATTGTCCTGTTTTTATTTTTGCGTTCTTTTAGGATTTGCTTTATCGCATGTTCAATTTTGCCTTTGACAGTTCTTTTTTCTGTTTTGGTTTTAAGTCTTTGTGGAAAATCATTAAACCTGCTTTCTATTGCAGGCTTGACCGTTGGAATTGGCATGGTGATTGACCCCACTGTTGTCGCTTTGGAAAATGTACAAAAAAAACTCGCAGCCAAAAATACAAAGGAAGCTATTGTTCAAGGCGTAAAAGAAATTAAACTTTCTAGTATTGGTTCAACTTTGACTACTGTTGTTGTTTTTGTTCCTTTTTTCTTTTTGGGAGGAATATTTGGAAAGTTATTTTCTGATATGGCAGTAAGCGTTATAGCTTCCATCGGTTTTTCTTGCGTGCTTGCACTCATCTATGTACCAGCGATTTTGAGCCTCTTGCATGACGAAAAAAAACTTGTAAAAAAAACGGGAACTTCAATCGCGGTTTTTGAAAATTTTTACAAAAAATCGCTCGGGATGTTTTTTGCGTCTAAAATCATAATCGTTTTGATTTTTGTTTTGTGTTTGATAGTGAGTTTCATTTGCATAAAAACTGTAAAGAAAGAGATTTTCCCTGTGCTAAAAGGTAATGTCATAAATGCAAAGCTCTTTTACGGAGAGAACACAAGGCTGTCTGTCATAAAAAAAGATGCGTTTGAAATAACGTCCTTGCTGCTTGCAGATGAAAATTTTATCGATGCTAGCGTTATTTGCGGAATTGAAGATGACGATTTTATCTCGTTGAGCGATGAGTCTTTGCGAAAAGAGGTGATGATTTTAAAATGTAAGACAAAAAATCAAGAAGCGGCAAAAAAATCACTTCAAAAAATTTGCGAAAAATCTGAATTAAAAATCTCTATCGAAAATGAAAGGAGCATTTTAGAAAAACTTTTAAAATTCGACCTAAAAAGTTCAATCGTTACAGAAAATACCCTTGAAAAATTGGAAGAGTTAATATCACAAAATAAAAAAGAAATCTTATCTTATGAGCCAGAAAGTTATGTTCATGAATACAGTTTCATTCCAGACAGGAGCGCCTTATCAAGATTTAACATAAGCGCACTTGCTCTTTCACAAACGGCAAAAAACTGTCTTGAAGGTGTCTATTCTTCGCCCTTGTATAAAAATGGCAGGCAGATTCCTGTCCTTGTAAAATACAGCGAAGAAACAATCACTTCTGCCTTTGACCTTGAAAATTGTGCCGTCGTCGCAGGCGAATCTTTTGTTTTGATTGGAAGCCTTGGAAAAATCGAGCAAACGCTCAACAATAAAATTCTTTTTCGATACAACAGAAAAGACGCCAAAAAAGTGGTTTTTGAAAAAAATGCTTGTCTAAAAGCAACGAGCATAAATCCGCAGGAAGAGGAATTTTCAAACCTTATTAAAAATGCTGTTTTCTTGCTTTTGATTGTTGTTCTGCTGCTTTACTGCGTGATGGGTGCGCAGTTTGAATCTTTTTTGATTCCTGTTTTTATGTTGCTCGCATTGCCGCCTTGTTTTGCAGGAGCCTTTATCGCTCTAAAAATTTCATCGCTTTCTCTAAATATAAATAGCATTGTCGCCCTTGTTGTGCTGTTTGGGACGAGTGTAAATAATTCAATAATTTTATTTGAGGAAATTAGAAGTTTAAAAGATGTAAATAAAATGAGCGTGATAAATGGTTGTTCACAAAAATTGCGCTCAATTTTGATTACGACTTTGACGAGCATTTTTGCTTTGGTTCCTTTTGCTTTTGATTTTTCAAAAAAAACAGATTCGTCAATGAGCATGGCGATTATAGGTGGACTTTTTGTTTCGTTGATTGTGGTTTTGTTTGTCGTTCCCGTAATCTTAAAAAAATTTATGAGGCGATTGAAAAGTGAATAAAGAGGGAAGTTTTTACAGGAGAAAAATTTTTCTATTTTTTATCTTTATCACAATTACGCTGATTTTTGGAATTTGCGCATTCAAAGTTGAAAAAGGCTTTTCTAAAAGTTCAAAGTATCAGATTTTTTCTATTGAATTTGACTATTTTGGAATGAACAGCAAAAAACTCGAAGAAATCATTTTGATTCCGCTTGAATCTCTTTTAATGAAAATGGAAGACTTAAAGGATTTGAGTTCTACCAGTCAATATTCTAAAACCGTAACGACAGCATATTTTGATAAACGAAGCGATTTTAAAAGAAATTATTTATCTATAAGGAATATCGCTCAAAATATGTACAATTCGCTGCCAGGTGATGTACAAAAACCTCGTATTTATTGCTCAGAAAGCGAGTCAAAGAGTTCTATTTCGACCGCTTTTTTTGGTACTTTTGAAGAGTTAGATAACTTGAGAGATTTTCTTGAGAAAAATATAAAAAACAAAGTTGAAGCGATAGATGGAGTTTCTGAAGTTCTAATAAATGGAGGGAGTTTAAAAGAGGTTCAAGTTGACTTTGATGTCTTAAAAAGTGCTGCATCATTACAAAATCCAGACGACTTTGCTCGTGTTATTCAGGATTCTAACGCTGTAAGCTCTGCTTCAAAAATAAAACATCACAGAAAAAACGAAATTGTAAATTTTGAAACAAAAATAAATTCTATTGAACAGATAAAAAAAATTCCTGTTAAGATGAACGATTCCCTAACTCAACTTGAATATCTTTCAAATATAGATTTAAAGCCGAAAGCTCAGGAGGAGTTTGTTTTAATCGATTGCAAAAATGCAGTTCTCTTAAATATCGTAAAAACTTCTGACGCAAACGAGATGCGAATTTCGAAATCGTTTAGAAAAATACTTGAGAGCAATTTCAACAAGAGCGATTTTAAAATTCTCTATGACAGCGGCGAAAAACAAAAGGAACTTTTGACAAGAGTTCTACTTGCACTTGCAGAAAGTCTGTTGTGCGTAGTCTTGATAATTCCATTTTTTTATAGAAGAAAAACCGTTGCTTTGATTTTCTTACTTTTGATTATAAATTGCGTCTGGACGTTTGGGCTTTTGTTTCTGTTTAAAAATTCATTAAATCAAAACACAATCGCAGGAATTTCCATTGCTCTTGGTCTTATTGCAGATTGCGCCTTGGTTATAAGCGAAACCGAAGAAGAATGCGCGACGAGTGGTGATTTTTTTGAGCGAATCAAAACGCTTTTGCCTTCAATTATTTCTTCATCGTTGACAACTGTACTTTGCTTGCTTCCACTGTTCTTTTTAGAAAATATCGTAAGTGGAGCAAAGAATATCGCTTTGAGCATTTGTCTTATGATTTTTTCTTCGCTTTTTATAGTGATTTTCTTTTATCCAAGTTTTATTTATTCGGATGAAAATCGAAAAAAAACAAAGAATGAAGATATTCTGCGAAAAGTTGCTGAATTTTGCTCGAATTGTAATTCTAGATTTACTCGCATAAACAAGTTTATCTATTTTGTGATGGCGATTGTTCCTTTTGTTTTATTTTTGCTTGGGGGAAAAAATCTAAATCTTGAAAACGAAATGGATGTTCTTTATTGCAGTGCGGATTATGAATCAAATACGAGTGCAGAGTATATCAGTAAAGAAGTGAACAGGATTGCAGAAAAAATTAGAGAAAAGGATTTTATCACCTTTGTAAAAACTGTGAGCCATAAAGGAAATGCGGAAATTGAAATCGGTTTTAATAATAAAATAAGTAGAAGAGATTGTGCTAAATTCGTGAACAACTATAAAAACTATATAAGCGACGCTTTTTTTTATGTTCCGTATGCAGAAAGCAAAAAGAACAAAAAGACTACGACAATTACGGTTTGTGTAAGCGGCGACGAAAGTGAAAAATGTCGGCAAATTGTGCAGGATACGACTGGACGAATTGCAAAGAGCGCTATAGCAGACAGCGTTGTGATGAATTTTAAAAAGAATGAAATTGAATATGTTTTTGCGCCGGATAAAACCTTGCTTTCAAAAGGTAAATTGAGTGTTCAAGCGGTTGCATCGAATTTGCGGTGGCAGATTTTTGGCTATGTTGCGGACAAGTGGCTTGAAAACGGGCGTGAATATGACATTAAAATTTTTGGTCGCGATTTGAATAAGGCAAATATAGAAAAAGTGAAAAATCTTTATAT
This portion of the Treponema pectinovorum genome encodes:
- a CDS encoding efflux RND transporter permease subunit; its protein translation is MNKEGSFYRRKIFLFFIFITITLIFGICAFKVEKGFSKSSKYQIFSIEFDYFGMNSKKLEEIILIPLESLLMKMEDLKDLSSTSQYSKTVTTAYFDKRSDFKRNYLSIRNIAQNMYNSLPGDVQKPRIYCSESESKSSISTAFFGTFEELDNLRDFLEKNIKNKVEAIDGVSEVLINGGSLKEVQVDFDVLKSAASLQNPDDFARVIQDSNAVSSASKIKHHRKNEIVNFETKINSIEQIKKIPVKMNDSLTQLEYLSNIDLKPKAQEEFVLIDCKNAVLLNIVKTSDANEMRISKSFRKILESNFNKSDFKILYDSGEKQKELLTRVLLALAESLLCVVLIIPFFYRRKTVALIFLLLIINCVWTFGLLFLFKNSLNQNTIAGISIALGLIADCALVISETEEECATSGDFFERIKTLLPSIISSSLTTVLCLLPLFFLENIVSGAKNIALSICLMIFSSLFIVIFFYPSFIYSDENRKKTKNEDILRKVAEFCSNCNSRFTRINKFIYFVMAIVPFVLFLLGGKNLNLENEMDVLYCSADYESNTSAEYISKEVNRIAEKIREKDFITFVKTVSHKGNAEIEIGFNNKISRRDCAKFVNNYKNYISDAFFYVPYAESKKNKKTTTITVCVSGDESEKCRQIVQDTTGRIAKSAIADSVVMNFKKNEIEYVFAPDKTLLSKGKLSVQAVASNLRWQIFGYVADKWLENGREYDIKIFGRDLNKANIEKVKNLYMPFANTAVKISCLGKIEQKLSAGKIFRKNNRRCAYFTVEFSNLSTDKAVSVLKSELEKMPLERGYTFSFDREISKMKEHYDTLLAMLLFAVASIFILLVILTEDFKKSFRIISIIPVSICLPVLLRFFSFVPFETGDIVGMVILSGITVNNAIYIEGADGKIFGKKLLQKLKSIIVTSLTTIVGSIPLYFMSGDGFSKNLSFFMIFGIIDSLAVTLLLYGTFCNRKHGE
- a CDS encoding efflux RND transporter permease subunit, which codes for MIKFCVKHPLSVLMSLLLLILCEIVALTNISFDYIPKLNERYLLVNACFEGVRADEMRKLVTVNLEDSLVSLKGLKNISSVTRDGLTLVVIELGWSTDSSVAFTQCAQIIDECYEILPKGCSKPEVQFFTPDSDCVLTVTMRAFDNDMEYCRYIGDNEIKGTFARIDGVSWVSISGGEKSEVHVIADKAKLESMGLTLESISEILYGSNVDYPAGIIYEGNKEILLKTNGLFDSVFEIQDCPLSYTEKGLVKIGDVAKIKNSLAEQKSCFIYNGKEVVGFKIFKKADSSPIEVSRKIKKQVARLNELYKSSFEFQIISDSSWELVSSLKNLLVSAFVGCFITAIVLFLFLRSFRICFIACSILPLTVLFSVLVLSLCGKSLNLLSIAGLTVGIGMVIDPTVVALENVQKKLAAKNTKEAIVQGVKEIKLSSIGSTLTTVVVFVPFFFLGGIFGKLFSDMAVSVIASIGFSCVLALIYVPAILSLLHDEKKLVKKTGTSIAVFENFYKKSLGMFFASKIIIVLIFVLCLIVSFICIKTVKKEIFPVLKGNVINAKLFYGENTRLSVIKKDAFEITSLLLADENFIDASVICGIEDDDFISLSDESLRKEVMILKCKTKNQEAAKKSLQKICEKSELKISIENERSILEKLLKFDLKSSIVTENTLEKLEELISQNKKEILSYEPESYVHEYSFIPDRSALSRFNISALALSQTAKNCLEGVYSSPLYKNGRQIPVLVKYSEETITSAFDLENCAVVAGESFVLIGSLGKIEQTLNNKILFRYNRKDAKKVVFEKNACLKATSINPQEEEFSNLIKNAVFLLLIVVLLLYCVMGAQFESFLIPVFMLLALPPCFAGAFIALKISSLSLNINSIVALVVLFGTSVNNSIILFEEIRSLKDVNKMSVINGCSQKLRSILITTLTSIFALVPFAFDFSKKTDSSMSMAIIGGLFVSLIVVLFVVPVILKKFMRRLKSE